CTGAAGGATGCGCAGGCCTTCCATGGGGGAGACCTGCAGGGCGTCATCTCGCGGTTGGACGGGCTGAAGCAGCTCGGTGTCCGCACGGTGTGGCTTTCACCCGTCTTCCAGATGCGGACGGAGAAGTTCTACGGGTACGGGGCCTTTCACGGCTACTGGGTAGAGGACTTCGGCAAGGTGGAGCCGCGCTTCGGTGACGAGGCGCTGCTGGTGCGGCTGGCGGAGGAGCTGCGCCGCCGGGACATGCGGCTGGTGCTGGACGTGGTGCTCAACCACGTGGGGCCGGACACGCGGCTGGTGCGCGAGAAGCCGGACTGGTTCCACGGCCTGGGGCCCATCGACAACTGGGACAACCCCCGCGAGCTGGTGATGCGGGACGTGCACGGGCTGCCGGACCTGGCGGTGGAGAAGGACGAGGTCTACCAGCACCTGCTCGAGCACTCGCGCCGGTGGGTGGACGCGGTGAAGCCGGCGGGCTACCGGCTGGACGCGGTGAAGCACATGCCGCTGAAGTTCTGGGCCCGCTACAACGACGACCTGCGGGCCCACGCCGGCAACGACTTCCTGCTGCTGGGGGAGATGCTGGACGGGGACCCGGTGCTGCTGGCGCGCACCATGGCGGAGGGGCGCTTCGGGACGATGTTCGACTTCCCGCTGGCCTTCGCGCTGGTGGATGTCTTCTGCCGGAATCGCTCGCCCGCGCACCTGGGCGCGGTGCTCTTCAACGACCGGCTCTACCCGGCGCCGGGCTCGCTGGTGACGCTGGTGGACAACCACGACCTGCCCCGGGTGATGAGCGAGTGCGGCGAGGACGTGGAGAAGGTGAAGCGCGCGCTGGCGGTGCAGCTCACCGCGCGCGGGGTGCCGGCGCTGACGTACGGGACGGAGGAGGGGCTCACCGGCAAGAAGGAGCCGGAGAACCGGGGCGACATGCGCTTCACGCCGGACCACCCGCTGCGCGCGTGGATTTCCCGGCTGCTGGAGCTGCGGCGGGGCAGTGGGGCCCTCCAGGGTGGCGAGACGCTCGTGCTCGCCGCCCGGGAGGACCTCTTTGCCTACGCGCGCGTGACGCCCGACGAGGCCGTGGTCATCGCCGTCAACCCCGGGAAGGCTCCGGTGGACGTGGCACTTCCGGAAGGGCTCCTGGGAGCGCGGCTCTCCGAGCTGCTCACGGGCTCCGAGTTCCCCCAGGGGCCCGGTGTCCTCTCCTCGCTCACCGTGAAGCCCGGTCCGGTCTCGCTGCTGCGCCTCGCGCCGAGCGCGCCCGGTGGCTTCGGCGCGCTGGCGCGTCAGGCCGGGGCACGCTGGCGGGGGCAGGGCGAGCGGCGCACGGTGGAGCTCTCGGTGGACGACGCCTCGGTGCGGCTGGTGGGCAGCGGGCCGGAGCTGGGGGGCTGGAAGCCCGAGCGCTCGCTGCGTCCGGAAATGGGCGGATTCAAGCTGTCGCTGCCCGTGGGCGCCGTCTTCGAGTACAAGCTCGTGCGCGATGGCACCCCGGGGAAGTTCGACTGGGAGGGCGGCGACAACCGCCTGTTGTTCGTGCCGGAAGGCCGCGAGCCCCTGCGCCTGAAGCTGGCATGGGGAAAGCGCTGACGCACATCCTCCACCTGCCCCCCGCGTGCGAGCGGGGAAGACCCTGAGGGCCTGAAGTGAACGACCGACTCCTCCGCGCGGCGCGCCGCCAGCCCACCGATACGACGCCCGTGTGGCTGATGCGCCAGGCCGGCCGCTACCTGCCCGAGTACCGCGCCATCCGCGGCAACATCGCCTTCCTGGACCTGTGCAAGCACCCGGACCTGGCGGCCGAGGTGACGGTGCAGCCGGTGACACGGCTGGGCGTGGACGCGGCCATCATCTTCTCGGACATCCTCATCCCGGTGGAGGCGATGGGGATTACGCTGGAGCTGGGTGACAAGGGGCCGCACTTCCCCAACCCGGTGCGCACCGCGGCGGACATCGACAAGCTGGGCGTGCCGGACCCGGTGGAGGGCACGGGCTTCGTGGCGGAGGCCATCCGCCGCACGCGCAAGGCGCTGAACGACTCGGTGCCCGTCATCGGCTTCGCGGGCGCGCCCTTCACGCTGGCCGCGTACATGGTGGAGGGTGGGGGCTCGAAGAGCTACATCCTCATCAAGCGGCTGATGTTCGAGCAGCCGGAGCTGGCGCACCGCCTCTTCGGCAAGCTGACGGACACGCTGATTCCGTACCTCAAGATGCAGGTGGAGGCCGGCGCGAGCATCGTCCAGATTTTCGACTCGTGGGGTGGCGAGCTGTCGCCGTGGGACTACGAGCGCTTCTGCATGCCGTACCTGACGCGGATGGTGTCCGAGCTGAAGGCCACGGGCGTCCCGGTCATCGTGTTCGGCGTGGGCATGTCCACGCACCTGCCGCTCTTGAAGCGCACGGGCGCGGACGTGGTGGGGCTGGACTGGACGATGCCCATGGACGAGGGCCGGCGCGTGCTGGGCCCGGACGTGGCGGTGCAGGGCAACCTGGACCCGCTGCACCTGTTCCTCCCGCGCGAGGAGCTGGACGGGCGCGTGCAGGACATCCTCCAGCGCGCCGGGCCCGTGGGGCACATCTTCAACCTGGGCCACGGCATCCTCCCGCCCACGGACCCGGACTCGGCGAAGTTCCTCGTGGACGCCGTGCACCGGCACGGCGCCGCGCTCCGCCAGGGGACGCTGGGGAAGTAGGGTTTCAGCCTCCCGCATCACCCAGGGGGCCGGCATCACCCATGGTGCCGGCATCACCCGGTTGCCCCGCATCCACGGGGATGCAGCTCATGCCCCCGTCCGAGCTCCCCGCATCCATTCCGCCATCCGTCAGCTCGCAGTCCGGCAGGGGCTCGTAGCAGTCCCACGTGCCGTCCTCGCACGGGGGCATGCCGTAGCAGGCCATCAACGTGAGGCCGACCGCGCTGGCCCCCGCGAGCGTCCACAGCGAGGCCACCCAGGACAGCGCGGCCCGTGTCGGCCCGCCGTCGAGCGGCTGCCGGCAGTGCAGGCACGCGGTGGCGGATGGCGGGTTGAATCCCTGGCAGGACGGACAGCCAGACAGCTCGGGCACGGTGGGCATCCTTGTCGGAGTGGGCGCGACTCGGGCCGCGGGAGTGCAGGGCGCATGCCTGCCTCAATCGCTGGAAGTTCCGAGCGCGGGCCAAGGTAGCGCAGCGCGCTTCCCCGACGGGACTGACACGGGTGTCGCGGGTGCTGGTGCCGGGGCACGTCCGCTAGGCTCCGGGTCCATGGTGAACCGGCGCGTCGACGTGAGCCCCACGGACTACCACCCCGCCTACGTGGTGTGGGAGCTGACGCTCGCGTGTGACCAGCCCTGCACGCACTGCGGCTCGCGGGCGGGCACGGCGCGCCCGGGGGAGCTGGGGACGGAGGAGGCGCTCGGGGTGGTGGCGCAGCTCGCGGCGATGCGCGCGCGGGAGGTGGTGCTCATCGGCGGGGAGGCGTACCTGCACCCGGGGTTCCTCTCCATCATCCAGGCGCTGAAGGCCGCGGGAATCCGGCCGGGCCTGACGACGGGCGGGCGTGGCATCACCGCGGAGCTGGCGGGGGAGATGGCGCGCGCGGGGTTGTACGCGGCCTCGGTGAGCATCGACGGGCTGGAGCCCACCCACGACCTCATGCGCGCGGCCCGGGGCAGCTTCGCCTCCGCCACCGCGGCCCTGGGGCACCTGAAGGCCGCCGGTATGCGCACCGCCGCGAACACCAACCTCAACCGGCTCAACATGGGTGACCTGGAGGGGCTGTACGCGCACCTGAAGGGGCAGGGCATCGGCGCGTGGCAGGTGCAGATAACGGCGCCGCTCGGGCGCGCGGCGGACCGCCCGGACCTGCTGTTGCAGCCGTGGGACCTGGTGGACCTGATGCCGCGCATCGCCCGGCTGAAGGAGCAGGCGCGGCAGGACCGCATCAGCGTGATGCCGGGGAACAACCTGGGCTACTTCGGGCCGGAGGAGGCGCTGCTGCGCTCGGTGCACGCGGGCGGGAGGGACCACTGGCGGGGCTGCCAGGCCGGGCGGTACGTGATGGGCATCGAGTCGAATGGCGCGGTGAAGGGGTGCCCCTCCCTCCAGACGGCGCACTACGTGGGGGGCAACCTGCGGGAGCAGTCGCTGGAGCGCATCTGGAAGGACTCGCCCCAGCTGGCCTTCACGCGGACGCGGACGGTGGAGGACCTGTGGGGCTTCTGCCGCACGTGCCCGTTCGCGGAGACGTGCCTGGGCGGATGCAGCTTCACCGCGCATGCGCTGTTCGGCCGGCCGGGGAACAACCCCTACTGTCACTTCCGGGCGAGGACGCGCGCCGAGGAAGGGGTGCGGGAGCGGCTGGTGCCCAAGGCTCCGGCCCCGGGGCGGCCGTTCGACCACGGCCTGTATGAAATCGTCGAGGAGCCCGTCGACGCGCCGGACCCCCGGCCCGAGATGCAGCGCGAGTACGTGAAGACGCGGCGCTGGCCGAAGCCCGCCTGACGGCGTGGGCCGCGTCACCTCGTGTTCAATCCATGTCAGACCCGCCGGGTAGGTAGGACGTGCGCGGGTGAGCTGCCCGCCACGGAGGGGCGGGATGGATGAGGCGGGGCGGCAGGCGGTGTATCTGGAGCGGGTGCTCTCACTCGACAGGGCCGACGTATTGAGGATGTGGCAGGTTGTCCGTGGGAGAGGGAATCTGGTAGGGTGGCCGCCAGGCAAGGCCCTGGAGTACCTCATCCTGAGAGCCTTCCAGTTGGAGGGTGCCGAGGTGACATGGCCCTATGAGGTCCGCAAGAACGGAACCCTGCTGGAGCAGATAGACGGCGCGGTCTACTTCGACGGACTCGCGTGTCTGATTGAAGCCCGAGACTGGCGCGTGCCGCTCGACTTCATGAGCATCGCGCAGATGAAGATGCGGCTTCTCCGCCGCCCGAGGATGACGCTGGGCGCTGTCTTCAACAATGGGCGATTCACCGAAGCCGCCCAGCGAATGGCCGAGTTCCTCCCGCCGCCGGATGTGTTGCTGTGGGAAGACCCGGTCATCTCCCAGGCGCTCGAGCAGGGCGCGCTGCGAGAGGGCATGAAGCGCAAGCTCCGCTACGCCATCGAGAATGGCTTCGTGAACCGGGATGCTCCTGTGGAGGATGACCTGGCATGACGGCCTTCATCCTGACGGAGGAGCCTCTGCACGCAGCCATCCTTGCACGGCTCATGAAAGGGCATCCCTCTCTGAGAGACCAGGAC
Above is a window of Pyxidicoccus xibeiensis DNA encoding:
- a CDS encoding alpha-amylase family glycosyl hydrolase — its product is MVLTQRWGVVLFLAVSAAACLQRSAPPVQAPNGTVVAVAYVRDDVQRRGTVADVPEAVKQRVVEALAKRNLQVQEVPYQQYAAEFAKVTDSQRRFAMLMAQAPEAPLYLLVETRVSPFGEVGGRFSWEVYVRTTAGRAKSTLEPSSVDQDYGIALQFSHQGADDAQGEVAPQISSQAGGLFDSFLASPMAVPAADGGTGTPVESSAAPDTGPSSWVPPAGDAIYFVMVDRFANGDPRNDGTVDLKDAQAFHGGDLQGVISRLDGLKQLGVRTVWLSPVFQMRTEKFYGYGAFHGYWVEDFGKVEPRFGDEALLVRLAEELRRRDMRLVLDVVLNHVGPDTRLVREKPDWFHGLGPIDNWDNPRELVMRDVHGLPDLAVEKDEVYQHLLEHSRRWVDAVKPAGYRLDAVKHMPLKFWARYNDDLRAHAGNDFLLLGEMLDGDPVLLARTMAEGRFGTMFDFPLAFALVDVFCRNRSPAHLGAVLFNDRLYPAPGSLVTLVDNHDLPRVMSECGEDVEKVKRALAVQLTARGVPALTYGTEEGLTGKKEPENRGDMRFTPDHPLRAWISRLLELRRGSGALQGGETLVLAAREDLFAYARVTPDEAVVIAVNPGKAPVDVALPEGLLGARLSELLTGSEFPQGPGVLSSLTVKPGPVSLLRLAPSAPGGFGALARQAGARWRGQGERRTVELSVDDASVRLVGSGPELGGWKPERSLRPEMGGFKLSLPVGAVFEYKLVRDGTPGKFDWEGGDNRLLFVPEGREPLRLKLAWGKR
- the hemE gene encoding uroporphyrinogen decarboxylase, translating into MNDRLLRAARRQPTDTTPVWLMRQAGRYLPEYRAIRGNIAFLDLCKHPDLAAEVTVQPVTRLGVDAAIIFSDILIPVEAMGITLELGDKGPHFPNPVRTAADIDKLGVPDPVEGTGFVAEAIRRTRKALNDSVPVIGFAGAPFTLAAYMVEGGGSKSYILIKRLMFEQPELAHRLFGKLTDTLIPYLKMQVEAGASIVQIFDSWGGELSPWDYERFCMPYLTRMVSELKATGVPVIVFGVGMSTHLPLLKRTGADVVGLDWTMPMDEGRRVLGPDVAVQGNLDPLHLFLPREELDGRVQDILQRAGPVGHIFNLGHGILPPTDPDSAKFLVDAVHRHGAALRQGTLGK
- a CDS encoding radical SAM/SPASM domain-containing protein, translated to MVNRRVDVSPTDYHPAYVVWELTLACDQPCTHCGSRAGTARPGELGTEEALGVVAQLAAMRAREVVLIGGEAYLHPGFLSIIQALKAAGIRPGLTTGGRGITAELAGEMARAGLYAASVSIDGLEPTHDLMRAARGSFASATAALGHLKAAGMRTAANTNLNRLNMGDLEGLYAHLKGQGIGAWQVQITAPLGRAADRPDLLLQPWDLVDLMPRIARLKEQARQDRISVMPGNNLGYFGPEEALLRSVHAGGRDHWRGCQAGRYVMGIESNGAVKGCPSLQTAHYVGGNLREQSLERIWKDSPQLAFTRTRTVEDLWGFCRTCPFAETCLGGCSFTAHALFGRPGNNPYCHFRARTRAEEGVRERLVPKAPAPGRPFDHGLYEIVEEPVDAPDPRPEMQREYVKTRRWPKPA